The genomic stretch TTCGGTGACCGAACGGGAGCAGGACGTGGTGCTGAAGGTGAGCGACACGGGAATCGGGATTCCGGAAGAGGACATCTCGCGTCTGTTCGAGCGCTTCTACCGTGTGGACAAAGCGCGCGCGCGGAGGTCGGGCGGCACAGGGCTTGGCCTGGCCATCGTCAAGCATATCCTCGAAAGCCACCACGGGCATGTGGACGTGAGGAGCGAAGTGGGCAAAGGCAGTGAGTTTACGATCACGTTGCCGAAGCAACAAAAAGGAGAGGAGACAGCACTGTAAATGGGTGCTGTTTTTTCCTGTGTAAAAGCGGTATGCTGAAGGAAGCAGAAATCGCAAGGGAGAGTTGAGCGAATGACATCTGTACAAAATATGGAACAAAAAATGATCGCCAGCATGCAAAAGCGGACCGGACGCACGCTGGAAGAGTGGATGGAAAAAGCTCGACGCGACGGCATTCCCGATGGAAAAGGACGATTGAAATGGCTGAAGGAGATGTACGGGCTGGGGCAGAGCACCGCGTATGTGATCTTGAACCATTTGGACGGAACCAGCTTGAGCAGCATCTACTCCGACGGGGACAAACTGGTCGCGGACCAATTCCAAGGGGAGAACGCCGAGCTGCGCGCGCTGTACGATTTCGTGAAAGCGGAGATCGAAGAACTGGGCGATGGTGTTTCAGCCCGCCCCTGCAAAACGTACGTCCCGTTTTATAAGAAGCGACAGTTTGCGATCGTCAAACCGTATCGCGGAAAGCTTCATGTCGGACTCGCCCTCCCTGACGCAGTATCCTCCGAACGCTTGGAGTCGGCGAAGGGGCTCGGTTTTACCGACCGTGTAAAATTGAAATTTTCCTTAGAAAAGCCAGAAGAGCTCGATGCGGAGTTGCGCGCCTTGCTGCAACTGGCCTATGAATCGAATTAGCAGCACGGGTGGCTGGTAGCCGCTCGACGAACTATCTTACTGGAGACGAACCATCTTTTTAGTGGTGTTACCAGATGAATTTAGCTATTCTTTCCAAAGGTGGTATGCGGTATACTGAGAAGGGAAAGAATAAATTCAAGAAAACCCCAGTTTCGAGGATACCCCCCTGTTTTGAAGCAAAAAGTCGATCCTCGAAAAAAAGCGAGATGCAGTCCGAATCAAAGAGCGCGTGAACCCTTGCTACGCCTCACTTTTTCGATGCCCGATTCGATCGGTAACAATGGCAGACCCGTTAGATAGGGGACTGAAAGCTGTAAGATACACCTTAAATCACTCCCGGTTCCGTTTGTAACAATGGCAGACCCGTTATATAGGGGACTGAAAGAAGTCAAAATACGTTCTTCCTACTTGTTCATGACTAGGTAACAATGGCAGACCCGTAATATAGGGGACTGAAAGATCTGAAAGCACTCGTTGCGACCGCCTGCGTATGCAGTAACAATGCCAGACCCGTTAAGTAGGGGACTGAAAGTTTCTCGCTCACTTCGTTTCCCTCCCCTCAGACCAGCGTAACAATGTCAGACCCGTTAAGTAAGGGACTGGAAGGCCGATGACGGTCAAAGCACCTGAAATTACCCCGCCAAGTAACAATGGTAGACCCGATAAGTAGGGGACTGAAAGAACACAGTCGCGAATGTAGCAGCAAGCTTTTTTAGTGAGTAACAATAGCAGACCCGTTATATAGGGGACTGAAAGATCACTATCATGTGCTACAAAATCATGTTCACCTCCTCATAACAATGGCAGACCCGTTTTATAGGAGTCTGAAAGGTCGGTGAAGAAAAGTCCGGCAATGGCGGAAAATCTTCAGTAACAATGGCAGACCCGTTGGATAGGGGACTGAAAGATGCAGGTTTGTAAATTGTTGCTACAATGGACACAGCGTAACAATGGCAGACCCGTTATATAGGGGACTGAAAGTTCTCGGCCTTAGACACTGGATCAGCACGAGCGAGCAGTAACAAAGGCAGACCTGTTAAGTAGGGGACTTGTCGAAGTCTTAGTGCTGGTGATTTGGAGCTTCACCTTCTTTCGAAACGCTTTTTTTGAAGCGTGCTCAGACGAAAAATTGGTCGCAATAGAATAAGTAAAAGGAAGCCCTGAAGCTGGGCTTCCTTTTTTGCTTTCTCCGTAGCTCTTCGTGTTTGGAAAGCATATGTTTTCGAATGCAGGGTCTAACTCCAAAATCGATTTAAAGATAATAATATTCACGAGAGATGGATCATGCTCCGCACAGTCGTGGTCAAGGTGAGAGCAGACGGACATAGTGTCCAGCAGTAATAAGTATAAAAACGATCAAAATTTGCGCTGTATTAGATTTTTAGATTCAAGCCTGACAAGTAAACACCCTCGATTCTAAAACTCAAAACAGGGCTAATGCGAAGATTTGAGTGGGGAGAGATTGGCGTACTTGTTTGTGCCCGCTCATGATGCTCTTCCAAATGAACTGGATATTTCACGGTAAATAGAAAAGTGCATCAAAGTGATGCTCTCAGCGTGTAGTTATCCTCTTTTTGCAGTCCCTAAAGGTTCTCCGTTCCTGTCTGCAGCGATGTTGATACTTCTGAGTGGTTCGCCGTTACGATCTGATGCGCTTTCGATTGAGTAGAATTGAGAAAGCGCAAAAACAGAGGAACAAACCAACAAAGTGGCTAGCACCTTTTTCATTTACGTGCCCTCCT from Tumebacillus algifaecis encodes the following:
- a CDS encoding DUF5655 domain-containing protein, which produces MTSVQNMEQKMIASMQKRTGRTLEEWMEKARRDGIPDGKGRLKWLKEMYGLGQSTAYVILNHLDGTSLSSIYSDGDKLVADQFQGENAELRALYDFVKAEIEELGDGVSARPCKTYVPFYKKRQFAIVKPYRGKLHVGLALPDAVSSERLESAKGLGFTDRVKLKFSLEKPEELDAELRALLQLAYESN